The region CCGGCTGCGAACGCCGCAGTGCGGCGCGGTACGACGGTTGTCGGCACGATCTGTCCAACGATTGACCATCGGCGTTGGGGACGGGATGGCCCGGCGTCGGCGACAGGATCGTCCAACATTGGGGGACGGGATGATCCGAGGTTGGGGGCGGGGAGCGTTCGGCGTCGGCGGTGGGAGGCGTGCGGGATCTCCGGGCAGGTGGGGGTGAGCGGGGTGGTGGTGGAAGATCGACGGGGCTGGGTGTGGATGCTCGGGGGGTATTCTGCTCGGCATGACCGACGAGCCGCTGGCCGAGGCCCCTCCCGCCGACCCCGCTCCGGCCTCCGTGAACCCCGCTCCGAGTCCTGCCACCGAGCACGGCAGCGAGCACGGCAGCGAGCACGGCAGCGAGCACGGGTCATACTGGTACGCCTCGGACAAGCAGGCCATCCTCGGTCGGCTGCGCCGGATCGAGGGCCAGGTACGCGGCCTGCACCGGATGGTCGAGGAGGACACGTACTGCATCGACGTGCTCACCCAGATCTCGGCCGCGACCAAGGCGCTTCAGGCGGTCGCGGTCAACCTGTTGGAGGGGCACATCGCGCATTGCGTGATGGAGGCGGCTCGGGACGGCAGTGATCCGTCCGCCAAGGTCAAGGAAGCGTCCAACGCCATCGCCCGCCTCGTGCGGTCGTAGAGGAGACCAGTCATGTCGTCGGTGGTCGGGTCGGAGTCGGTGGCGACGGACGGCGAGTCGGTGGTCGGGTCGGGGTCGGTGGCGACGGACGGCGAGTCGGTGGTCGGGTCGGGGTCGGTGGCGACGGACGGCGAGTCGGTGGTCGGGTCGGGGTCGGTGGCGACGGACGGC is a window of Micromonospora sp. NBC_01699 DNA encoding:
- a CDS encoding metal-sensitive transcriptional regulator, producing MLGRLRRIEGQVRGLHRMVEEDTYCIDVLTQISAATKALQAVAVNLLEGHIAHCVMEAARDGSDPSAKVKEASNAIARLVRS